The Neurospora crassa OR74A linkage group I, whole genome shotgun sequence genome segment ATTCTGTGAATTCGCGCCAAGGCTTGATCTTCAAGAGTTGGATTCCTGATATCTCATGGTCAGCTCAGGGTTTTTTGTACCTATCAAATGGTAAGGGTCAATTAAGGATTGGGTACTTACCAGTGTGGTTCCATGAGGAAGGCATACGAGGCGACAGTTAGTGTAAGTCTGGTTGATGGGTTGGGGAGTTAGCAATAAGACCAGCTCATTGAGAGAGCACATTCGGTGTTGTGATCTTACCCAACGGCTCCGCAAGAAAGTGTCAGCAGCAGGACCCTGCAGGTTGGATCATGTCGGAACCTGTTGATGACATTTGGTCGCTCTTTTTGAGGAATTTTGCCGTCGAAGCGGAGACATGGTATATCTTCCGTCTTGAGTCCGGCTTCGATAACATCGAGAGTGGTCCTCCAGGTTGAGAATACGACACTAATGGTGCGGTTAGTCTCATCTTCTTAGAATCAGCGGCTTACTGGTATACCTTTTGGTGTCGCAGGCTAGGTTTTTGAGCTGCAAAATCAGCGACTTGATCTTTGAGGGCATCTCATGCGGTGACATCAAGTCTCTTCCTTCGAATTCGATAGCGGCAGGCTCCGGCGCTTCCTTGGCAGTGATGGCACTGATGGACACTGGGGCGAACGGGCATACTGGAGTGTGATCGCAAACGGGCGGTGCGCCTCCACGTCTGAAAACACATTCCGGACACACAAACTTCATACATTGCGACAAGAGCGCCTGTTGCAATCCCTGTACCTCTGGAGTATCGCCTAGAAGACTGAAGGCCACATCAAGTGACGCTTTGCAATCCTTACAACGCACGGGGTTCATTTCCAGCTGAAGGTCGAGTGCTCGTTGGGCCATCGCATTATTCCACGTGGTATCGGCGGATGGATCTTGGGCTGTGAAGTCGTGGCGTGAGCGGTAGTATAATCCAAGATTGCATACCATTCGCATCCCCTCAATCTGCTGGAGAACATTGACATACGAGGGCAGTCGTACGGTGTCAGCATTGTTTGCGTACAAGAACTCATCGAGGCGCTCAATGGTTCTGGTGCGGATGTCTTGATACAGCTCTCGCTCAGCCGGGTAAAATTCCACCGGGCACAGAAGATCGCGCCTTTCCGGGAGCTGGATGGTGGTGCTAGGTCGCCTCAAAATCAAGCAACCCGCTAAGCGCTTCAGGCGCTTTAGTGCCTCATTGGCTTGCCCGTTCTTCCAAAGATTCGTGAAATCAGCGTCAAAGCACCTCTTGTCGCTGTATGGATAAATCCTCAAGAACTTTAGCAAAGTCGCTAGATCAGAGAGCTTGTTCTGGATGGGCGTTCCCGTGACAGCCCAACGAGAATCCCCATCGAGTGAACAAATAGCATGTGCCATTTGAGAATTGTGGTTTCGGATGATATGAGCTTGAGGCATAATATCTTAGTCAGTGAATTCTTGTTCAAGCTAACCTTCCACAAACAACATGGCTCACTAAACATACCTTCGTCCAAGATGATTCTTCGCCAACGCCTGGAGAAGATGCCAGAACGAGCAGATTCACCCGCATTCCTCCACTCGGCTGAAACGGTATGATATGTTGTAAGGATAATGGTGGGTTGATGAGCGTCGTTCGTTGTGATAAGCCTGTCGTTTCCGTGATGTCGGCACCATGAGAAAGCTCCGGGTTCAACGTGCCTATTGGGCGTGTATGAGTGAGCTGGGATTGCCTGATGTCGTCATGATAAGGAGTAAACTTACTCTGTCAACTGCTCTTCCCATGTACCTAACACTATTGGGTGGTTGATTAGCACTCCCAATCACAACTGCCCCTATTTTGGTAAACATACGTGGTGGTGGAACAATGACCAGTGTCTGGCCGACCGACGCGAATTCGTTGTTCCCTCGGCGAGCAAGCGATACCCACATCAAATCACTCGCCGTCAGAGCAATCATTGTTAGCGTTTTTCCCAGACCCATCGGATCAGCAATAATACCGCCCTGGAAGTTCTCTGGCTGTTCTTTTTGATGCGAATCGGATATTCGATTCACGAAGCTTCTATAAATTCACTCGGTTCAGATACTGTTTCTGTTCAGCAAGGATGCAACAGGTACTCACCCATCTCCGACTCGATGCTCCACATACTCCCAGACATCTGGATGCTTGCCGTTGAATGCCCatccctcttctcttctttgcaTGAATGTTAAAGCCTGTTTCTGATGCCTGTAACCAACGGGTGTCAGAAGGGTTAGTTTCAGAATGTTAATGAGATGTTGACTTTACCTTGCCAATTTTGTTCGAATTGCTCGAGGTTGGTCTGCTTCCGGAAGGTCTTGGGCAGATGTTATGGCGTCCAAGAGCTCCGGGGTTGGTACAGTATTAGTGAGCTCAACTAGTTGCGTCATTGGTTTTCCCAGATCTGATGTCCAAATGCATTTTTCCAGGTCTGCTGATGAGAGTCGATGGGGATTGCAGTAGCGGACAAGTCTATCACAGTGCAGTGGATCCTGCAAATAGACGTTGTGCTCTTGGAAGAAGCTCCCAATCTCCTCAAACAAATCAAGAGGACCATAAATAGTGATGGACAGTGTGCAGTCGAGTGCTTTCTCGAATTGCTTAAAAGCCTTGTGGTGCGCAGCTGAAGAGGGGTGATATGGGTCTTTGGAACAGATCACACTAAGCTCAATGCCGGATTCCTCGAGCAAAGCATCCGTGAACACTGTCCAGTCGCCGGTGTTGTTCTTGGTAGTGCCTTGAACAATTGTCCCGGAAAAATCCTGGGCACCAGCCTTTCCAGAAAATCGGAATGATGAATCGAGACTGACTCGAAGGTACGAGGATGGCGTGACATTGCCCCAAGGTAAATTTCGGTCAAGTCTTGCGGGTATGCCAGAAAGCTTTCAAACTGTTGTCAGTATCGAAGTCAACGGTGGATTTGTTTGCACAGAGACCGACCTCGCCAAAACAAACTACCTCTTGGATTGGCTTGACCGGGTCATGGTGCCTAGCCTTGGAGTCTTGAGAATATTCACTGGTAGAACCTTCACACAAGACCTCCGACAAGAATGACGGTGTGAATAACGGTCTCGAGGTTGGTAGAGTCGCTGGGACTGGAAGGCAAGTTGGTGTAAATGTGGCGATCGGTGTGAACGGCGAATATGACCATGATCCTACCAAAGCGGGGGAATTCAGAGCAGCCGACGGGCTGGGAAACGAGTTTTCGCGGTCTTCCAGTGCAGGAACTACCACAGGGGCAGTTAGCATTGGATAATGTGGCCAACCATCGCTGTAGTGATACGCATATCCAACGCTGGCACTCTCCCCAGATTCATTGCTTTCCAGTCGCCTGCGCTTCGGGTTGCTTCGGCCTGACGGTAGCATTGTCAAGTAGACTGTCGGCTAAAAGGCATCGCTGGAGTGTAGTGATACCAGCTTGTCGGCAATTTATGCTGAACAATACGGAACACTAGAGATATACAATATAACCTGGTTCATGTCAGCAAAACGAAAAAGTCTAAGAAAAAAATCGGACATTTCGACGAACACTACGCACCTAGTCCTGTCGTAGTTCATGTGGATAGATATGATTTAGACCATACGGGTGGAAGCATATATACAGCTTCATGTTTAAGGAAATGCAGATGACTGTATCGCCTTGAGATCTTCTCCAGCGACCGATCTGTTCAGTCCTGATTGGCCACAATTGTCCGCACATCGTCACATCGTCTCTCGCCCTGCAAAGCAGCAGCTGAAGATGGCCAAATTATCTCTTTCAAGTTTCAGGCGGCCAGATGACTACACCAAATCATTACCCGTacccgtacctacctatctccTGTCCGGGTTGTTCTGTGTCGTGGCAGCTCTAGACCCATTGGTTAGGTAAATATTGTTGTTGCGGGGCTCGTGCCCAACCAGACCTAcagacgggacgggagctcccccctcccccgccacTCTTGAAGCAAGCACAGCCAGCAGGTGCACTTGCCTCGCCGAGTTTCCCGCTCATCGTCTCATTTCCCATCTACTCTCCTCTTTTCGGCCAAACACTCAATGAATTCCCTTGTCATTTTCATCTTTCACTCAAGTACATCTCTCCAGCAGCTATGAAACCATCTTCATCTGTACTTTTGTGACAAGCCTATTGGTTGACGAGGCTGGCTTATCAAGTCTCCGCCGTGGCTTATACCTACCATGCCGGATGCATGTACACAGCCCCGATGGATCAGAGCTCTTCAGGCCAGTAACATATCGACACCTCAAAGTCATCCCAGCTGGCGCTGTCGAGGCGTTTTGGCGAGGCTCAACAAATTCTTGCCTAAATCATGCTCCGCGAGCTTGCAGCGCTGTTATGGCTCACCGTCTCAACCACGTGGAtgctgcctcctcctcaggtCTCGATtgaaaaaacaaagaagacATTTGGGTAGGTTGCCGTCTCGCTCACTTGTGCTGTATCACTTCCTACTCCTCTCAAACTCTCCAACGATTCAGAAATAACAGGCACTAGAACCACAAAAGTCATGCCACTGGCGGCGCGAAGCTCTCTTCAAGCTAGACGTACTATTCGCGAAGCATTTGAAGGCCTCGAAAAGGTCATATCCCCGAGCGAAGCGAAGgacttcaacaacaccacactACAGAACGTTCAAGATGCCGCACTTGAAATTGAAAGTATCCTTGCTGCAAGACAGTCTCTGAGGAATATGCGGCGTCTGTCGCCTCTGTTTGAGGGACTGAAATGCTACGCTGAAACCGTAGAAGTCCTATGCAATGGAACTCCCTACCTACCATGGATTTGGGCTCCCATTAAGCTTATTCTCAAGGCGAGTATTGTGAAGACCACCATACCAAAGCTCCGCAAAATACTAACTGGTGCTAGGTTTCCTCAGATTATACAGATGCGTTCGAGAGAATCATCAAAGCCTACTCAGAAATTGCCGAATCACTGCCTAGGTTTCACATAATATCAGATGCACTTAGAAACAGCAAAGAGATGCAGCAAGTTCTGGCAGTCTTCTACGCCGACATTTTGACATTCCACAAGGAAGCGTACATCTTTGTTCGACGAAGCGGTGAGACAACAGAAGCAACTAGATTCTTCGCATTTGGCTCAAGTTCTAATAGCTCAACAGGTTGGCGAATATTGTTCCTCACATCATGGGGCCGATTCCAACGCCGATTTGATTCCACACTCGAAGACTTGCAGAAACATAAGAAACTCATCGACGATACCGCGAGCGCGATAAACCTGAGCGAAACTGTCAAGATGAGTGAGAATCTGCAAGCATGGCGTCAGGAAAACCTTGACAAGCTAAAGTTCCTAGAGGACGAGCAAACTGCCAAGCAGTATCAATCAATAATCGGATGTTTGAAGATCGATGAGACCGAACAACTCGCTATTTTCGATGCTATTTCCTCCGAAGGGAACAAGTACGATGGAACTTGTGACTGGGTCTCCAGACACATCCATATACGTGAATGGCTCAAAGAGACGCCCACAACAGATTTCGTCTGGTTGCATGGGATCCCTGGAACCGGAAAAAGTGTTATAGCAACACAACTCGTCAAATTTCTCCAAAGCAGTGGGAAGGCCATGGTTATTCAGCATTTTTGCACCTACACCCACTTGTCGTCCGTCCAATATGAGACCATACTCCGGTCATTGCTGGTTCAGCTTATGCGAACCAATTCCGATCTTATCGCTCACGCGTATGCCGAGTTTGTGATCGGGAAAAAGCTACCTACTAGCCAATCCTTGGAGCAGTTATTATTGGCATTCGGT includes the following:
- a CDS encoding DNA repair protein rad5, whose translation is MTQLVELTNTVPTPELLDAITSAQDLPEADQPRAIRTKLARHQKQALTFMQRREEGWAFNGKHPDVWEYVEHRVGDGSFVNRISDSHQKEQPENFQGGIIADPMGLGKTLTMIALTASDLMWVSLARRGNNEFASVGQTLVIVPPPLLGTWEEQLTEHVEPGAFSWCRHHGNDRLITTNDAHQPTIILTTYHTVSAEWRNAGESARSGIFSRRWRRIILDEAHIIRNHNSQMAHAICSLDGDSRWAVTGTPIQNKLSDLATLLKFLRIYPYSDKRCFDADFTNLWKNGQANEALKRLKRLAGCLILRRPSTTIQLPERRDLLCPVEFYPAERELYQDIRTRTIERLDEFLYANNADTVRLPSYVNVLQQIEGMRMVCNLGLYYRSRHDFTAQDPSADTTWNNAMAQRALDLQLEMNPVRCKDCKASLDVAFSLLGDTPEVQGLQQALLSQCMKFVCPECVFRRGGAPPVCDHTPVCPFAPVSISAITAKEAPEPAAIEFEGRDLMSPHEMPSKIKSLILQLKNLACDTKSVVFSTWRTTLDVIEAGLKTEDIPCLRFDGKIPQKERPNVINRFRHDPTCRVLLLTLSCGAVGLTLTVASYAFLMEPHWNPTLEDQALARIHRMGQTREVTTARFFIRDSFEERVMEVQEKKRKLVTVLLAPHGQGEGEEEDVGSLQFSI